In a single window of the Candidatus Omnitrophota bacterium genome:
- a CDS encoding GTP-binding protein, which translates to MDAKNKRSLILLGHAQSGKTSLAESLLFRCGATSRKGVIAEGNTVSDYNWDEIERKSSISASFMYCDYQNTRIQIVDTPGFSDFYSEVLSGVRAVDNAIVVIDAAAGVDVGTEKAWALLEDIGL; encoded by the coding sequence ATGGATGCCAAAAACAAAAGGAGCCTTATTCTTCTGGGGCACGCCCAATCCGGTAAGACCAGCCTGGCTGAGTCTTTGCTTTTTCGCTGCGGGGCTACTTCGCGCAAGGGCGTTATCGCCGAAGGCAATACCGTCAGCGACTATAACTGGGATGAAATAGAGCGAAAATCTTCCATCAGCGCGAGTTTCATGTACTGTGATTATCAGAATACCCGGATACAGATAGTGGATACCCCCGGGTTTTCCGATTTCTACTCCGAGGTCCTTTCCGGGGTGCGCGCTGTGGATAACGCCATAGTGGTCATTGACGCCGCCGCCGGGGTTGATGTCGGCACGGAAAAAGCCTGGGCGCTCCTCGAAGATATCGGATTGC
- a CDS encoding KamA family radical SAM protein, translating into MGNAAVTENQKMQTENILPVTRPGRKSRDYQQISLYKDVNPLDWEDWHWQMKNRITRLEQISQVIRLTPAEEEGLKNAKGRMAMAVTPYWATLIDPDDPNCPIRRQCIPTASEFKIGPYEMTDPCGEDNDSPAPHLVHRYPDRVLLLATDACAMYCRHCTRRRLVGNEEQPDNSGSRWDKAIEYIRSNKKVRDVLISGGDPLTLEDEVLGELLRKLRAIPHLEFLRLGTRVPVTLPQRITEGLIATLKKSAPVWMSIHFNHPKEITRRTRIACDMLSESGIPLGSQTVLLQGINDRPSTMRKLMHDLLRIRVRPYYIYQCDLVRGTQHFRTPVSAGINIIEKLRGHTSGYGVPTYVIDAPGGGGKIPISPNYILSQAKGKYVLRNYEGTVYTYLE; encoded by the coding sequence ATGGGTAATGCTGCGGTAACTGAGAATCAGAAGATGCAAACCGAGAATATTCTTCCCGTAACTCGCCCAGGCAGGAAATCCCGGGATTACCAGCAGATCAGCCTTTATAAGGATGTTAATCCTTTGGATTGGGAAGACTGGCATTGGCAGATGAAGAACCGGATCACCCGCCTGGAGCAGATCAGCCAGGTCATCCGTCTTACTCCTGCCGAAGAAGAAGGTTTAAAGAACGCCAAGGGCCGCATGGCTATGGCCGTTACTCCTTATTGGGCTACTTTGATCGACCCGGATGATCCCAATTGTCCTATCCGCAGGCAGTGTATCCCTACGGCCAGTGAATTCAAGATCGGGCCTTATGAAATGACCGATCCCTGCGGGGAAGACAACGATTCGCCGGCGCCTCATTTGGTGCACCGGTATCCTGACCGCGTATTGCTTTTGGCTACCGATGCCTGCGCTATGTACTGTCGCCATTGCACCCGCAGAAGGCTGGTTGGAAATGAAGAGCAGCCGGATAACTCCGGGTCCCGGTGGGATAAAGCGATAGAATACATCCGTTCTAATAAAAAAGTCCGCGACGTTCTTATTTCCGGGGGAGACCCTCTTACCCTGGAAGACGAAGTGCTTGGGGAATTATTGCGGAAACTTAGGGCTATACCGCATTTGGAATTCCTGCGGTTAGGGACCAGGGTCCCGGTAACTTTGCCGCAGAGGATCACTGAAGGGCTTATCGCCACGCTTAAGAAGTCCGCCCCGGTCTGGATGAGCATACATTTCAACCATCCCAAAGAGATAACCCGCCGGACAAGGATAGCCTGCGATATGCTCTCGGAGTCGGGTATCCCGTTGGGCAGCCAGACAGTCTTGCTGCAGGGGATAAACGACCGGCCCAGCACTATGCGTAAACTAATGCATGATCTTCTGCGGATCAGGGTCAGACCTTATTACATTTATCAGTGCGACCTTGTCCGGGGAACGCAGCATTTCCGCACGCCGGTAAGCGCGGGGATCAATATAATCGAAAAACTGCGCGGCCACACCTCGGGATACGGCGTGCCTACTTATGTAATTGATGCGCCGGGCGGCGGCGGTAAGATCCCGATCAGCCCGAATTACATCCTTTCCCAGGCCAAGGGGAAATACGTCCTGCGTAATTACGAAGGCACCGTTTACACCTATCTGGAATAG
- a CDS encoding ATP-grasp domain-containing protein, whose amino-acid sequence MKIALTYNLKKDDNTKPLDYFSEFDSEETVNAIRNALRSRGHTVESVDADRPNLMDFFMHNRVDMVFNIAEGKHGKFRESEIPAILEYLNIPYTGSDTFSLALALNKAMTKKILKADNIPTPLFQVFSKGDEILDPQLKFPLILKPNLEGSAKGIGRSNVVNNEIDLYAKVRELSSIYHQEVLVEEFIEGKELTVGILENGKALILPILEIDFSSCARSGEFFYSWRMKEFQGDDSQGLTPTFHCPARLDSETESLVKEAALKTHRAVGCYDISRTDIRLSKDNIPYVLEINPLPGLNPKESNFPIMAYAAGMKYEDIIDSILMSAFQRRKVNNG is encoded by the coding sequence TGAGTTCGATTCGGAAGAGACCGTTAATGCGATCAGGAACGCTTTGCGTTCCCGGGGGCATACGGTTGAATCCGTGGATGCGGACCGGCCTAACCTGATGGATTTTTTCATGCATAACCGGGTAGATATGGTCTTTAATATCGCCGAGGGCAAACACGGTAAATTCCGCGAATCGGAGATCCCGGCGATACTTGAATATTTAAATATCCCTTATACTGGCTCGGATACGTTTTCCCTGGCCCTGGCCTTGAACAAGGCGATGACCAAGAAGATACTAAAGGCGGATAATATCCCCACGCCGCTTTTTCAGGTTTTCAGCAAGGGCGACGAAATCCTGGATCCCCAGTTAAAATTCCCGCTTATCTTAAAACCCAACCTGGAGGGCTCGGCTAAAGGGATAGGCAGGTCTAACGTGGTGAATAATGAAATCGATCTTTACGCCAAGGTAAGAGAGCTTAGCAGTATTTATCATCAGGAAGTGTTGGTTGAGGAATTCATTGAGGGCAAGGAGTTGACTGTGGGGATCCTGGAGAACGGAAAGGCTTTGATCCTGCCTATCCTGGAAATAGATTTTTCCAGTTGTGCGCGTTCCGGAGAATTTTTCTATTCCTGGAGGATGAAGGAGTTCCAGGGCGACGATTCTCAGGGGCTTACCCCAACGTTCCATTGCCCTGCCCGTTTAGACAGCGAGACGGAGAGTCTGGTAAAAGAGGCCGCTTTAAAGACCCACCGGGCCGTAGGGTGTTATGACATTTCGCGCACGGATATCCGGTTGAGCAAAGATAATATACCATATGTCCTGGAGATAAATCCGCTGCCGGGGTTGAATCCCAAGGAATCCAATTTTCCGATAATGGCCTATGCCGCGGGGATGAAATACGAGGATATAATCGATTCCATATTAATGAGCGCCTTTCAAAGGAGGAAGGTGAATAATGGGTAA